The Amycolatopsis solani genome segment CAACCACATCCAGAAGGTGATGGCCCACTACCAGGGCAAGCTCGCGTACTGGGACGTCGTCAACGAAGCCTTCAACGAGGACGGCAGCCGCCGATCGTCGAACCTGCAGAGCACCGGCAACGACTGGATCGAGGTCGCGTTCAAGACCGCGCGCGCGGCCGACTCGTCGACCAAGCTCTGCTACAACGACTACAACATCGACAACTGGAACTACGGCAAGACCCAGGGCGTCTACAACATGGTGCGGGACTTCAAGTCCCGCGGCGTCCCGATCGACTGCGTCGGCCTGCAGGCCCACTTCACCGGCGGCAGCTCGGTCCCGAGCAACCTCCAGACGACGATCTCCAGCTTCGCGGCCCTCGGCGTCGACGTGGCGCTCACCGAGGTCGACGTCACGAACTCCTCCACTTCGCAGTACGCGGCGCTGACCCAGGCGTGCATGAACGTCGCGCGCTGCGTCGGCATCACGGTGTGGGGCGTGCGGGACAGCGACTCCTGGCGCTCCAACGAGAGCCCGCTCCTGTTCGACGGCAACGGGAACAAGAAGGCGGCGTACAACTCGGTGCTGAACGTCCTCAACTCCGGCGGGGGCACGCCGACGACGACACCGACGACACCGACGAACCCCACGACGACCCCGACCACGACGACGACCACACCGGGTGGCGGCAGTTGCACGGCATCGCTGTCGGCCGGGCAGTCCTGGAACGACCGGTACAACCTCAACGTCTCGGTCAGCGGGTCCAGTTCGTGGACGGTGACCATGACCGTGCCGAGCCCGGCGCGGATCAGCGCCACCTGGAACATCAACGCGACGTGGCCCAGCAGCCAGGTCCTCATCGCGACGCCCAACGGCAACGGCAACAACTGGGGCGTCACGATCATGCACAACGGGAACCGCAACTGGCCCAGCGTCAGCTGCAGCGCCTCCTGAGTCGCACTTCCTGAGGACGGCCCGTTCGCCGCGCTGCGCCGGCGGACGGGCCGTCCGTGCGTTCAGCGCTTCCCGGGGTGTTTCCCTGCCTCGGGGCGCGGGCCGCCGTCCGGCTTGGGCGGGCCGCCTTCGCGCTTGGCCGGCCCCTTGCCCGGCTGCTCCTTCGGCCCCGCGGCGGCGGCCACGCCCACCGACACCCGCTTCGAGGATTGCGGCGTAGCCACGACGACGGCGGTCGCAGGCGGCAAGGTGACCCCCGACGGCGCCGCGGCGGACGTACTGGGCGGGGCGGCCGCGGCCGGCTCGGCCGGGGAGCTTGCGGGGTCGGCGGGCCGGGCGAGCACCACCGTGAGCAGCCCGGCCGCCGCGGTGGCGAGGACACCGCCGGCGGTCAACGCCCGGCGCCGCGCGGACGCCGGAGTGACGGGCGCGGCGGTGGCGGCGGCGTCGGTGGCTGCGGTGGCGGGCGCAGTGGCCGCGGTGTCCGCAGCGGCGGCGGTGGCCGCAGCCGCCGCTGCGGCGGCGCCGGGCGCAGTGGGTTTCAACGCCCGCCGCCACGCGGACGCCGGCTTGACGGGCGCGCCCGCGGTGGCGGCAGTGCCGGCGACGGCCGCATTGGCCGAGGTGCCGGCGGCAGACGCAGTGGTCACGGCGGCGGCGGACGCAATGGTCGCGATGGCTGCGGTGGTCGCAGCGGCGGGCTCGCGCAGCAACCGCGGCAGCTGCTCGGCCCCCGGCCGGTCCGCGGGATCCTTGGCGGTCATCAGGCGCAGCGTGTGCGCGAGCGGTTCGGGAGTGCTGCCGGGAACGCGGGGCGCGCGGTTCAGCCGGGCCAGTGCCGACTCCGCCAGTGTGCCGGGGAACTCGCGCTGGGCGGTCAGGCACTCCAGGAGGATCAGGCCGAGCGCGTAGATGTCGGCCGCCGGGCCGGCGGGGTCGCCCAGGATCTGCTCCGGTGCCAGGTAGGCGGCGGTGCCGGTGACCAGGCCGGTGCCGGTGATGTGCGTGGAGTCCAGCGCGTGCGCGATGCCGAAGTCGGTGATCAGCGGGCCGCCGGCACCGAGGAGGATGTTCGCGGGTTTCAGGTCGCGGTGCACGATGCCCCGGGCGTGGACGTGGGCCAGCGCCTCCGCCAGCCGGACCCCCAGCTCGCTCACTTCGCCGGTGGTGAACGGCCCGGCCAGCAGGCGCTCGGCGAGGTTCTCCCCGTCGACCAGCTGCATCACCAGGTAGGGCCGGTCCCCCTCGGTGCCGCTGTCGTACAGCGTCACCACCCGGGGGTGGTCGATGCTGGCCAGCAAGGTCCGCTCCCGCGCGCGGCGCAGCTGGTCAACCGCCACCGCGTGCCGGTCGTAGACCTTGACAGCGACCTCGCGCCCCAGCTCGCGGTCGACGGCCCGGTGGACCCGCGCGGTGGCTCCCTTGCCGAGCAACGGCCCGACTTCGTAGCGTCCGGCGAGCACGTGCGGCGGCTCGTTCGTCATCGGCAGGCACCCCATCCGGCTCGTGGTCCTCACCGGTACCCGCAAACGCGGCAGGCGCAAACGCAGGAGTGCGACGGTGCCGCGCAAGTCACTCGAGTCAGCCGGCCGCCTTCAGGGCCGCTTCGACCGCTCGCGCCAGTGCTTCCAGGTACTCGTCGTCGCTGGGGCCCTTGACCACCAGCATCCGGAAGGCGAGCGGCGCGATCAGCAGGTCGGTGCCGAGCTCCGGGTCGAGGCCGGGCGGCAGCTCGCCGCGGTCGATCGCGTTCCGCAGGACCGCCTGCGCCGCCGCTCGGCGCGGTTCCGCCACTCCGGTCTGCAGCACCTCGGCGAGGGTCTCGTCGTACGCGGCTTCGGCCAGCAGCCCGGCCCCGATCCGCGTGATGAGCGGGTGGGCCAGCTGGCCGCGGAAGGTGGCGAACAGCTCGCGCAGGTCGCCGCGCAAGGCGCCGGTGTCCGGGGTGGGCGGGAGCGCGCCGGCGACCTTCTCCCGGATCAGCTCGGCGAGCATCGCCTGCTTCGACGGCCACCGCCGGTAGAGCGCGGCCTTGCCCACCCCGGCGCGCCGGGCGACCGCGTCCATCGACGTCCGGGCGTATCCCGTGTCCGCGAGCTCGGCGAACGCGGCGTCGGTGATGGCGTCGGTCACCTGACGGCGCAGCACCGCCCCGCCGCTCACCGGCCGGGTTCCGTCGTCGGGCGTCGCCATGCCGCCAGTGTAGCGAACGGAACGGTGGCGTTCCATTCACCTGAGTGCTACAACGGAACGAGACCGTTCCGTTCGCACCAACCGGGAGGCACCCGATGAAGTTCCTCTTCGACGACCCGTCCTTCTCCTTCGAAGCCCTGCGCGCCGCCGGCTACCTCGCCTACGCCGGCGCCGACCTCGGCGAAGTGCTGGTGACCTGCCGCGAGATCCCGGAAGGCGACGAAGCCGCCTGGTCCGCCCAGTGGGCCGCGACCGCCGCGCGGATCGAGGGCATCGGCCGCGACGCCCTCGCCGCCGGGCACCGGGTCAGCGCCCGCGAGGCCCTGCTGCGGGCCTCCAACTACTACCGCGTCGCCGACTTCTACCGCCGCGACGACCCCGAGCACGATCCCGAGTCCGCGCGGCTCGCGAAGGCGTCCCAGCGGACCTTCGCCGACGCCGCCCCGCTGCTGGACACCCCGGTCCGCGCGCTGACCATCCCGTACGAGGGCACCACCCTGCCCGCGTACCTCTTCCTCGCCGACGGCTCCGGCACCCCGCGCCCGACCGTGCTCTTCCACGGCGGCTTCGACTCCACCCTGGAGGAGAGCTACTTCGCCATCGCCGCGGCCGCGCTGCGGCGCGGGTACCACGTGCTCGCCTTCGACGGCCCCGGCCAGGGCGCCCCGCTCCGCCGCGGCCTGCGGTTCCGGCCCGACTGGGAAGCCGTGGTCACCCCGGCCGTCGACCTCGCCCGCACCCTGCCCGAGGTCGACGACGAGAAGATCGCGCTGATCGGGATGAGCATGGGCGGCTACCTCGCCGCCCGAGCGGCCGCGTTCGAGCACCGGCTCGCGGCCTGCGTGCTCTACGACGGCGTCTACGACCTGCACGAGCCCTTCACCGCCGTCACCGGGTTCGAGCACGACACCCAAGCCCGCTGGATCGTCCGCAACGGCAAGTGGACCTTCGGTCTGTCCACGTTCGACGACGTGGCCGAGGCGACGCGCGCCTACACCATGGCCGGGATCGCGGGGCGCATCACCTGCCCCACCCTCGTCCTCGACGCCGAAAACGACCAATTCTTCCGAGGCCAGCCCCAGCGCCTGCTCGACGAGCTGACGTGCGAGAAGGAGCTGATCTTCTTCCGCGAGGACGAAGGCGGCGGCGAACACTGCCACGAAGGCGCGCTGTTCCTGTTCCACCAGCGCACGTTCGACTGGCTCGACACCGTCCTCGGCCGCTGAGTCCCCCGGCTGTTCTCAGGTGCCGGGGCGCAGGACGAAGTCGTACGTGAGCGCGCGGTAGGGCCCCGCCAGGCCGCGGGCGCCGTGGTCCTCGCGGAGGGTCGTCGTCTTGACCGCCTCGGCGGGCACAGCGCCTTCGATGGTGCTTTCGACCAGGGGATCGCCGTCGAAGTAGATCTGGGTGGTCAACGGCAGGCACCCCGCGGCACTGACGATCGCGTGGATGTGCCGGGGGCGGCGGCCGTCGAGCTTCAAAGCTCGCGTCAGCGTCGCCAGCGGGCTCTGCGTGGCGAGGCCGAAGGTCTCGACACCGGGCATGACCGTGCGGAACTCGTAGTGGCCGCGGTCGTCGGCGATGATCCTGGCGCGCAGGTTGTCGGCGGGGACACCGGTGGCGTCGTTGGGGATGTCCAGCGGCGCGAAGTCGGCGGCGGTCAGTCCGGAGTAGACGTCGTTCGCGTCGATCTGCCAGATCTCGAGGGCCGCACCGGGCAGCAGGTCGCCGGTGGTGGTGCGCACGATTCCGGACACGACGAGCGGTTCGCCGGGCTCGTCCGGCCGCATGGGCAGCACGGCGGGACTGCGCAGGACGGGCGCCCCGGGCCGATGGGCGGGACCTTCCATCTCCCAATGGCTCGCGCCGTCCTTTTCCGGGTGGGCGTAGCTCGCGCCCGCGGTTCCTCTTTGGACGGTCTTGAAGAAGAGGATGCTCGCCGACGGCAGTTCATCGGCGTCGGCGACCTGCCTCAACCAGTCGGCGGCGCCGAGCAGTTCGTCGAGGGTGACCTGGTGCTTCAGGATGACGTCGTCGATCGCGCGGCGCAGATCGGCGAACACGACACGCAGCCGTTCCGGCGGCTCGTTCACGGGTGACTCCTTTCAGTGCCGCCGGATGCCGGCGACGAGCTTTTCCCAGTTCCGGTACGCGATGAGCTCGCGCTCGGCGTCGCCGACGGGCGCACTGTCCACAAAGGCCCGTGCCGACCCGGCGCGCTCCCGGTTGAACGGGTGGTCGGAGGCGTACATGATCCGCTCCGCGCCCACCGTTTCGAGGCTCCACCGCAGGTACTTGTGGCTGGAGATGCCGCCGGGAGTGACGAACACGTTGGTGCGGAAGTACTCCGCGATCGGGCAGCGTAGGCCAGCGAGGTCGTCCATCGCGGCGACGCGGTCGAGGTAGAACAGCACGACTTCGCCCCAGTGCCCCAGGATGACCTGCAGGCCGGGGAACCGGTCGAAGACGCCGGCGAGGATCATCCGCAGGACGGTCAGGCCGGCGTCGTAGTGCCAGCCGAACGCGCCGGTGGCCAGCATGCCGTCCACCGGCTCGCCGAACCCGCGGTAGTACGCGTCGACGACGCCGGGTGCCGGCGCGCGGGGGTGCAGGTAGACCGGCGCGCGCAGGTCTTCGGCGGCCTCGTAGATGTCCCAGAACTCCGGCGCGTCCAGGGCGCGGCCGCCGGAGCGCGCGTTCACCAGCGTGCCCGCGAAGCCGAGTTCGGTGACCGCGCGCCGCAGTTCGGTGGCCGCGGCCGCCGGCGACGGCGTGGCCAGCGTCGCGAACCCCTGCAGGCGCCCGGGGTGACGGCGGACCGCTTCCGCGAGGCCGTCGTTCACGGCCGCCTGGAGGGCGGCCGCCTCCGCGGCGGGCAGGTTCTGCAGGCCGGGCGTCGTCAGGGACAGGACCGCGGTGTCGATGCCGGCGTCGTCCATGGCCGCGATCCGCCCGGCTCCGACGTCGAGCAGCGCGGGCAGGACTTCCCCGCCGAGAGCCCGGTTCATCATCGGCTCGGCCGGCCGCGGATCGTGCCGCCGCCAGGCCTCGGCCACTTCGGTGGTGAGGAAGTGCTCTTCCAATGCGTAAAGCCGCATCGCGGGTCAGTCCCGGACGGCTTTGAGCGCGCCGGCCCAGGATTCGAGCTGGCCGAACAGGATCGTGGCGGCCTGGTCGTGCGCGGCCGCGGGCGTGAAGGTGGTGAAGTCCCGGAAGTCGGTGAGCAGCGAGAAGGACAGCTGCTGGCGGACGTGGGCGATCCGCAGTTCGCTGCAGATCGCGCGCAGGTGCTCGATCGCCCTGGCGCCGCCGAGCGAGCCGTAGGAGACGAAGGCGGCGGCCTTGTCGTTCCATTCGCGGTAGAGGTAGTCGATGGCGTTCTTCAGCACCGCGGACGTCGAGTGGTTGTACTCGGGGGTGACGAAGACGAAGCCGTCGAACTTCGCGATGGTGGCGGCCCAGGCCCGGGTGTGCTCGCCGGCGTACCGGCCCGCGCTGGCGGGGACGGGCTCGTCCAGGTGGGGCAGCGGGTGGTCGAGCAGGTCGATCAGCTCGTAGTCGGCGCCGGTGCGTTCCTTGGCCCTGGTCAGGACCCAGTCGGCCACGGCGGCGCCGTTGCGGCCGGGGCGGGTGCTGCCGAGGATGACGGCGAGCTTCAGGTCGCTCATGGTGGTCCTCCGAAATCGCGAGACTTGAATCTTCAAGTCAAACTAGCCACTCTGACTTGAAAGTTCAAGTGCGACCCGGTCGGTACACTCCTGCCATGCCTGCCCCGAACGACGAGCCGCGCTGGTTGACCGACGACCAGCTGGCGGCGTGGCGCGGGTTCGTGAAACTGCTCCAGCGGCTGCCCGCGGCCCTGGAAACCCAGCTCCAGCAGGACGCCAAGCTCAGCCTGATCGAGTACCACGTCCTGGCGCACCTGTCCGACCAGCCCGGGCGCCGCTTGCGGATGAGCGAACTCGCCGCACTGGCCAGCACGGAGCTGTCCCGCCTGTCCCACCTGATCGGCCGGCTCGAGAACCGCGGCTTCGTGGCGCGCGAGCCGGATCCGGAGAACGGGCGCTACACGCTCGCCGTGCTGACCGAGGCGGGGTACGCCCACCTCGTCGACGCGGCACCCGCCCACGTGGCGCGGGTACTGGACCTGTTCGTCGACGCCCTCGGCGCGAACGAGCTGCGGACCCTGCACCGGATCTCCGGCAAGGTGCTCGACCGCATCGAGCAGGCCGAGGAACATCATATGTCCCGGTGACCAAACGTCACCCAACCGTTCGAATACTTCGAAAGCGCACTCGAGCACGCGGCATTCATCATACGAATGCTAAAGTTTTTGCCATGGCGAGGTCCCTGACCGACGAAGCGATCGACCGGATCCGGGAGTTCGTCCGGTCCGGGCGGTTCCCCGCGGGGTCGCGGCTGCCGCCCGAGCACGAGCTCGCCACCGAGCTGGGGATTTCGCGCAGTCCGACCCGCGAAGCCGTGAAGGCGCTCGAGCTGGCCCGGGTGCTCGAAGTGCGCCGCGGCGACGGCACGTTCGTCACGAGCCTCGCGCCCAGCCTGCTGCTGGAAGGTCTCGGCACCGCGGTCTCGCTCATGCAAGGCGGCACGGTGCTCGAGCTGACCGAAGTGCGGCGGCTGCTGGAGCCGGCCGCCACCGGCCTCGCCGCCACCCGGATCACCGAAGACCGGCTGCGCGCGGTGGCCGAGCTGCTCGAAGCGATGCAGGAAGCCGTCGAGGACGTCGAACGCCTGACCGTGCTCGACGCCGCCTTCCACCGCGAGGTGATCACCGCGGCGGGCAACGAAACCCTGACCGCGCTGCTGGACGGCATCTCCTCGCGGACGCTGCGGGCGAGGATCTGGCGCGGCACCGCCGACCGCGGCGTCACGCGGGAAACCCTGTCCCAGCACCAGGCGATCTACGACGCGCTGGCCGCCCGCGACCCCGGCGTGGCCACCGCGGCCGCGCTGATGCACGTGGACACGTCCGAACGCTGGCTGCGCGCCCACCTGGCCGAGCTGCGAACCCTCGACGGCGCCTAGGTCTGCCGCTTGCCGCTGGTGATGCGGGACATCACCAGCGCGACCAGGATGATCGTGCCGTTGAGCGCGCCGATCCACTGCGCGGGCACGCCGGCCAGCGTGAGCACGTTCTGGATCATGTACAGCAGCAGGATCCCCGTGAAGGCACCGAAAAGCGTGCCCCGGCCGCCGTTCAGGCTGACGCCGCCGATCACCGCCGCGGCGAACACCGTGAAGATGTACCCGTTGCCCTGCGCCGCGGCCACCGAAGCCAGCCGGCCCGAGAGCAGCAGCCCGCCGAGCGCGGCCAGCACGCTCGCCGCGATCAGGACGATCCACACGACGCGCCCGGTCCGGATGCCCGCGGCTTTCGCCGCGTCCTCGTTGCCGCCGATCGCATAGAGGCTGCGGCCGAAGCGGGTGTAGCCGAGCAGCACGACCCCGCCGGCGAACAGCAGCACGCAGATCCAGATCGACGCCGGGATCCCCGCCCACGGCGTGGTGCCGAGGTAGAGCATCGAATCGGGCAGGCCGAAGAACGTCTGACCGCCGGAGATCCCGGTCAGCAGGCCGCGCAGCACGATCAGCATGCCGAGGGTGACCACGAACCCGCTCAGTCCGAACCGGACGATCAGCAGCGCGTTGAGCACCCCGACCAGGACGCCGACCGCGAGCACCACCGGCACCGCCGTCCACGAGGGCAGCAGGCCGAGCGAGTGACCGCCGCCGATCGTCAGCCAGGCCGCGACGCCGGGGGCCAGGCCGAACGTCGACTCCAGCGAGAGGTCCATCTTGCCGACGACCAGGACCAGCGTCTGGGCCAGCACCAGCAACGCGATCTCCGACATGGTCTGCAGGATGTTGAGCACGTTGTCGTACTGGAGGAACACGGGGTTCACCAGCTGGCCGACCACGGCGATCGCGACGATCCCCGGCACCAGCGCGAAGTCGCGCACGCGGGCGAGGGCGATCCGCCGCGGCGGCCGGGTGGCGGCGGGCTCGGACCGCGCTTCGGCGCGCAGGGCGGTGCGGCTGTCAGGCATCGAGGTCGACTCCTTCCATGGCGGCCACGACCTCGCGGTCCGGCCGGCCGGCGGGCATTTCGGCGGTGAGCCGTCCGTGGACCAGCACGAGCACGCGGTCGCAGAGCCGCAGGTCGTCCAGCTCGTCCGACGCGATCAGCACCCCGGTGCCCCCGGCGGCGGCTTCGGCCACCTTGCCGAGGAGGAACTCCTTCGACCGCACGTCCACCCCCGCGGTCGGGGTGATCAGCACCAGCACGCGAGGATCGCCGGCGAGGGCACGGGCCAGGACGACCTTCTGCTGGTTGCCGCCGGAGAGCGCCGACACCGCCAGGTCCGGCCCGGGCGTCTTCACCTCCAGCCGGTCGATCATCGTCCCGGCCAGCCGGTCGCGGAGAGCGGGCCGGACGAAGACGCCTGGGCCGAGCCGGTCCAGGACGGACAGGGTCGTGTTGTCCGCGACCGACATCCCGGGCACGAGCCCTTGGCGGTGGCGGTCTTCCGGGACGAAGCCGAGGCCGGCGGCGAGGGCCGCCGGGACGTCGCCGGGGCGCGGGCGGTGGCCGCCGACGAGGACGGTGCCCGAATCGGCTTCCCGCAGCCCGGTCAGCGTCTCGGCGACCTCGGTCTTGCCGCTGCCCCCGGCCCCGGCCAGGCCGACGATCTCCCCCGGCGCGACGGCGAAGGAGACGTCTTCGAACGCGGGAGCGAGGCTCAGCCCGCGCACTTCGAGCACGGGTGCCGAGCCGGAGCGCGACGACGACGCGCGTTCTTCGGCCACGACGGCGTTCTCCCCGGTCATCGCCGCGACGAGCTCCGCCTTCGGCAGCTCGGCGACCGGCGCGGTCAGCACGTGCCGGGCGTCGCGGAAGACCGTGACCGTGTCGCAGATTTCGTAGACCTCCTGCAGGTGGTGGCTGATGAACAGGAAGGTCACGCCGTGGCGCTGCAGGTCGGCGATGTGGCCGAACAGCCGGGTGATGGCGCCGCCGTCCAGCTGCGCGGTCGGCTCGTCGAGGATGACGAACCGCGCGCCGAAGGACAGCGCCCGCGCGATCTCGACGAACTGCCGCTGCTCGACCCCGAGCTCACCCGCCGGGCGGCGCACGTCGACGTCCACCGACCAGCGTCCGAGCAGCTCGGTGGCCGCCCGGCGCACCGCGGACCAGCGGACGAACCCGCGCAGCGTCTCCTGCCGGTTCAGGAACAGGTTCTCCGCCACCGAAAGGTCCGGGATGATCGTCGAGCGCTGGTACACGCAGGCGGCCAGCGACCGCCAGGTGTCCCGATCGGACAGTCCCGGCGCCGGCTCGCCGTTCAGCCGCACCGAGCCGGAATCCGGTGCGGTCAAGCCGGTGAGGACGGAGACGAGCGTCGACTTCCCGGCACCGTTGCGGCCGACGAGCGCGTGCGTCTGTCCTGGCAGGACGGTGAGATCCGCGTGGTCCAGTGCGACCGTGGCGCCGTAGCGCTTGACCACCTGCCGCGCTTGCACGACCGGCACCGCACCCATGGTCACCTCCCTCAGCTCTTGCTGTTGCCCCACAACGACTGGTCGTCGACCTTCACGCTGGCGACCGGCCCGAAGCTCGCGCCGTCCGCGGTGACCAGGGGCGCGGCCAGCTGGTCCTCCATCAGGCCGTCGCGGACGGCCACGATGGTGCTGTCGTGGTCGGTCTTGCCCGGCACCGGCTGCTGGCCCGCGATGGCGTCCTTGACGTACTGCAGCGCGTACTTCGCGAACAGGTCGGCGGGCTGGGACACGGTCGCGTCCATCTCACCCGCCCGGATCTTCTCGAGCTCCTCGGGGATCCCGTCGTTGGACACGACGAACACGTGCTTCGGGTCGGCGGCCGGCACGAGCAGGCCGCGTTGCTTCAGCAGCTGCAGCGTCCCCGAAAGCGCGAAGCTGGATTGCATGTAGACGCCCTTGATGTCCGGGTTCGCGGTCAGCCGCGTCTGGAGCTTCTGGGCCGCGGTGCCGGCGTCCCAGTTGGTGGCTTCGCCGAACACTGTGACACCGGGGAAGTTCTGCTTCATGCAGTCGTTGAACGCCTCGGTGCGGTCGCGCCCGTTGATCGACGCCAGATCGCCTTGCAGCATCACGACCTTGCCCTGGCCGCCGAGCTTGGTGCCGAGGAACCGGCACGCCTTTTCGCCGTAGGCGCGGTTGTCCGCCCGCACGACCATGTAGACGGTGCCCTGGTCGGGCCGGGTGTCGACGGACACGACCGGGATCTTCTTGCCCGCCAGCTGCTGCAGCGTCGGGATGATCGCCGCGGTGTCCTGCGGTGCCATCACGACACCCTTGACGCCCTGGCTGATCATCGTCTGCACGTTGGCGGTCAGCGTGGCGACGTCGTTCTGCGAGTTGGTGGTCTTGAGGTCGAGGCCGAGCTGGCCCGCGAACCGGGGCACGTACTTGATGTAGGCGTTCCAGAAGTCGGTGTCCGAGCGGGGGTAGTCCACGCCGACGACGGTTGCCCCGGACGCGGCGGTGCCCCCGCTGCCGCAGCCGGCGAGCAGGCCGGCCGCGACGACCGCGGCCGAGCACAGGTAGCGGATCTTCATGACAGCTCCTCGTTGACGGACTGCGGTGATCACGCGACCACCACCGCTTCTTCGCGCCAGGCCGGACCGTCGGGGTACCGGTAGCGCGCCACGGATTCGGGGTGCAGGCGGGCGCCGAGGCCCGGCCGCTCCGGCGCCAGGTACCGGCCCCGCTCGACCCGCACCGGGTCGACGAAGTGCTCGTGCAGGTGGTCCACGTATTCGATGACGCGGTCGTGGCGGGTCCCGCTCACCGCGACGAAGTCGAACATCGCCAGGTGCTGCACCATCTCGCAGAGCCCGACGCCGCCGGCGTGCGGGCACACCGGCACGCCGAACTTCGCGGCCAGCACCAGGATCGCGATGTTCTCGGTGACGCCGGCGACCCGGCTCGCGTCGAGCTGCAGGATGTCGATCGCCTCGGCCTGCAGCAGTTGCTTGAACACCACCGCGTTCGGTGTGTGCTCCCCGGTCGCCACCTTGATCGGCGCCACCGCCCGGCGGATCGCGGCGTGGCCGAGCACGTCGTCGGGTGACGTCGGTTCCTCGATCCAGTACGGGTCGAATTCCGCCAGCGGCCGCAGCCACTCGATGGCCTGCCCGACCCCCCACACCTGGTTGGCGTCGATGGCGATCCGCACGGACGGGCCGACGACCTCGCGCGCCAGCCGCAACCGCCGGACGTCTTCGCCGAGATCGGCCCCGACCTTGAGCTTGATCTGGGTGAACCCGGCTTCGACCGCCTCCGCCGCGAGCGCCGCCAGCTTCTCCGGTGCGTAGCCGAGCCAGCCGGGAGTCGTGGTGTAGGCGGGAAAGCCCGTCGCGAGCAGCTCGGCTCGCCGCGCCGCCCGGCCCGGTTCGGCGCGGCGGAGGATGTCGAGCGCCTCGTCCCGGGTAAGCGCTTCCTCGAGGTACCGGTAGTCGATCAGGCCGGCCAGCTCCGCCGGCGGCAGCTCGGCGAGCAGCCGCCAGACCGGCTTGCCCTCGCGGCGCGCCCGCAGGTCCCACGCGGCGTTGACGATCGCCGCCGCGGCCATGTGGATCGCGCCCTTGTCGGGGCCCAGCCAGCGGAACTGGCTGTCGCCGGTCAGCCGGCGGGAAAACCCGCCGAGGTCGGCGAGCGCGTCGTCCACCGGCAGGCCCAGCACCAGCGGCACGAGCGCGCGGACGGCGGCGACCTGGACGTCGTTGCCGCGTCCCACGGTGAACGCGAGGCCGTACCCCTCCTCCCCCGCGCTCGTGCGGATGGTGACGTACGCGGCGGAGTAGTCGGGTTCGGGGTTCATCGCGTCCGAACCGTCCAAAGTCGCCGAAGTCGGAAAGCGGACGTCGACGGCGTCGATCGCGCTGATCACCTCGGGCAAGGTCGCCACCTCCCTGGAACGCCACCCCTCAGACAACATATGTATGGCTACGCTTTCGCCGCGGGAAAGTCCAGAAGCAAGCGAAGTCCGCCGGAACCCTGGTCGAGACATCATACGTCTGCTACCGTTTTCGACGCCGTACCGCGAGACCCGTACCCGGAGCACTGCCGCTGAGACGAATGCGGGGTCACGATGAGAGCTGGAACAGGCACGTCCCGGAGAACCGCGCTCAAGTACCTGGGCGCCGGCGGCGCGACGGTGACCGCGAGCGCGCTGCTCGCGGCGTGCACGAGCGTCCAAGAGGGCCAGAACGGTGGCGGCGGCGCCCGTTCCGGCCCCTTCCCGAGCACGCCGCAGTGGCGGTTCGTGTTCGTCAACCACGTCACCACCAACTCCTTCTTCGTCCCGACCCGGACCGGGCTCGCCGACGCCGCCGCGCTGCTCGGGGTGCCCGAGCCGCAGTGGACCGGTTCGGAGAACGGCAACGTCGCCCAGATGGCGAGTGCCATGGAAACCGCGATCACCGGCAAGGCCGACGGGATCGCCGTCGCGCTGACGGACGACAACGCGTTCGTCGACCTCACCAAACGCGCGCTGGGCCAGGGCATCCCGGTCATCGCCTACAACGCGAACGCCGCCGGCAACTACCCGCTCACCTACGTCGGCCAGGACCTGTACCTCTCCGGGTTCCGGATGGGGCAGCGCATCGCGCAGAAGGTCACCTCCGGCGACATCCTCGTCGGCATCTCCCAGCCGGGCGGCAACAACGTCCAGCCGCGGCTCGACGGCATCACCGACGCGCTCAAGCAGGCCGCGCCGGGCGTGCGCGTCCAGTCGGTGAACACCGGCGCCGAACAGGCCGGCGAACTCAACGCGATCACCGCCGCGTA includes the following:
- a CDS encoding NADPH-dependent FMN reductase; translated protein: MSDLKLAVILGSTRPGRNGAAVADWVLTRAKERTGADYELIDLLDHPLPHLDEPVPASAGRYAGEHTRAWAATIAKFDGFVFVTPEYNHSTSAVLKNAIDYLYREWNDKAAAFVSYGSLGGARAIEHLRAICSELRIAHVRQQLSFSLLTDFRDFTTFTPAAAHDQAATILFGQLESWAGALKAVRD
- a CDS encoding MarR family winged helix-turn-helix transcriptional regulator, whose amino-acid sequence is MPAPNDEPRWLTDDQLAAWRGFVKLLQRLPAALETQLQQDAKLSLIEYHVLAHLSDQPGRRLRMSELAALASTELSRLSHLIGRLENRGFVAREPDPENGRYTLAVLTEAGYAHLVDAAPAHVARVLDLFVDALGANELRTLHRISGKVLDRIEQAEEHHMSR
- a CDS encoding amidohydrolase family protein, which produces MRLYALEEHFLTTEVAEAWRRHDPRPAEPMMNRALGGEVLPALLDVGAGRIAAMDDAGIDTAVLSLTTPGLQNLPAAEAAALQAAVNDGLAEAVRRHPGRLQGFATLATPSPAAAATELRRAVTELGFAGTLVNARSGGRALDAPEFWDIYEAAEDLRAPVYLHPRAPAPGVVDAYYRGFGEPVDGMLATGAFGWHYDAGLTVLRMILAGVFDRFPGLQVILGHWGEVVLFYLDRVAAMDDLAGLRCPIAEYFRTNVFVTPGGISSHKYLRWSLETVGAERIMYASDHPFNRERAGSARAFVDSAPVGDAERELIAYRNWEKLVAGIRRH
- a CDS encoding FadR/GntR family transcriptional regulator, with the protein product MARSLTDEAIDRIREFVRSGRFPAGSRLPPEHELATELGISRSPTREAVKALELARVLEVRRGDGTFVTSLAPSLLLEGLGTAVSLMQGGTVLELTEVRRLLEPAATGLAATRITEDRLRAVAELLEAMQEAVEDVERLTVLDAAFHREVITAAGNETLTALLDGISSRTLRARIWRGTADRGVTRETLSQHQAIYDALAARDPGVATAAALMHVDTSERWLRAHLAELRTLDGA
- a CDS encoding ABC transporter permease, with protein sequence MPDSRTALRAEARSEPAATRPPRRIALARVRDFALVPGIVAIAVVGQLVNPVFLQYDNVLNILQTMSEIALLVLAQTLVLVVGKMDLSLESTFGLAPGVAAWLTIGGGHSLGLLPSWTAVPVVLAVGVLVGVLNALLIVRFGLSGFVVTLGMLIVLRGLLTGISGGQTFFGLPDSMLYLGTTPWAGIPASIWICVLLFAGGVVLLGYTRFGRSLYAIGGNEDAAKAAGIRTGRVVWIVLIAASVLAALGGLLLSGRLASVAAAQGNGYIFTVFAAAVIGGVSLNGGRGTLFGAFTGILLLYMIQNVLTLAGVPAQWIGALNGTIILVALVMSRITSGKRQT
- a CDS encoding sugar ABC transporter ATP-binding protein, with product MGAVPVVQARQVVKRYGATVALDHADLTVLPGQTHALVGRNGAGKSTLVSVLTGLTAPDSGSVRLNGEPAPGLSDRDTWRSLAACVYQRSTIIPDLSVAENLFLNRQETLRGFVRWSAVRRAATELLGRWSVDVDVRRPAGELGVEQRQFVEIARALSFGARFVILDEPTAQLDGGAITRLFGHIADLQRHGVTFLFISHHLQEVYEICDTVTVFRDARHVLTAPVAELPKAELVAAMTGENAVVAEERASSSRSGSAPVLEVRGLSLAPAFEDVSFAVAPGEIVGLAGAGGSGKTEVAETLTGLREADSGTVLVGGHRPRPGDVPAALAAGLGFVPEDRHRQGLVPGMSVADNTTLSVLDRLGPGVFVRPALRDRLAGTMIDRLEVKTPGPDLAVSALSGGNQQKVVLARALAGDPRVLVLITPTAGVDVRSKEFLLGKVAEAAAGGTGVLIASDELDDLRLCDRVLVLVHGRLTAEMPAGRPDREVVAAMEGVDLDA